The DNA window GCAGCACCGTCCACTTGATGGCGGATGCACCGATGCTGGTGGCATGGTCTCGGAGCCGCTCGACAAGGGCGCGGCCGACCGACTTGCCGCGCGCCGCCTCAGCCACGTAGAGTTCCTTGAGCACCACGACTGGCTTCAGATCGTAGGTCCAGGGGATGAGATAATGGACGGCGATGCCGACGATTACGCCGTCGACCTCCGCCACGAACACGCCGAAGCGGGGCGATGGCCCCAGCCCATGGTCGACGATGTCGGCCTCGGTGACCCGGAATTCGTCGTCATAGCCCTCGAAGACGGCGAGCGCCCGCATAAGGGCGAGCACCGCGCCGACATCCCGCCGCTCGAACGGACGGACGACCGCTTTGCGCGCTGGGCTCGGCGTTGCGGTCATGCCCTCGGAGTGCCAGGCGCCTTGCCGGAGGCGAAAGGAAGCTCTTCATCCTGCCAGCCTGTCATGCCACCGATCATGACCTTCACCGGCAGGCCGAGGCTGGCCAATTTGAAGGCCGCCCGATCCGCGCCATTGCAATGCGGCCCGGCGCAATAGACGACGAACAGCGTGCCTGCCGGCCATTTCGCCATTCGGTCGGCCGAGATCTCGCGGTGCGGCAGGTGGAGCGCGCCCGGCACATGGCGGCGCTCATAGGCTTGCGGCGAACCGACCACATGCAGAAGGACAAAGTCCGGCTCGCCGGCGCGCAGTGTCGCGGCGACGTCGGAACAGTCGGTTTCGACCGAAAGCCGGCGCAGGAAATGGTCGCGGGCAATCTCCGGCGATGCCGCCGGAATGTCTGTCACGTAGCTCATCAAGGGTCTCCATCTCAGATGGAGCCGGTCTCCATCTCTGATGGAACCGAGGTAGCGCACCGGGCCAGACGATTGCAGCTGGCAGCTTTGCCATATATCGTCAAGATCATGCCAAATCCGCCTCTCGCCAATCCACTGGTCGTTGCCGTCGCCTATGACGGGCTGTGCACGTTCGAGTTCGGCGTGGCGGCCGAGATGTTCGCCTTGCCCAGGCCGGAGATGGGCGCGGATTGGTATCGGTTTGCCGTCGCCGGCATCGATGCCGGCGAAATGCGCGCGATGGGCGGCGTGCGTGTCGTCGCCGATGGCGGGCCCGATCTGATCGGCGAGGCCGGCACGGTGATCGTGCCGGGGTGGCGCGGTGTGGAGTGTCCGGTGCCGCCCTCGCTGGTCGAGGCGCTTCGGGCGGCCAATGAGCGGGGCGCACGCATCCTGTCCATCTGCTCGGGCGTCTTCGTGCTCGCCGCGGCCGGCCTGCTGTCGGGCAAGAAGGCGACCACGCATTGGCGCTACAGCGAGAAACTGAGGGAGATGTATCCCGACATCACCGTGGTTCCGGACGTTTTGTACATCGATGAGGGGAATGTGCTGACATCGGCCGGCAGCGCGGCGGGCATCGACCTGTGCCTGCATCTGGTCCGGCGCGACTTCGGCACCAAGGCCGCCAACATGGTGGCGCGACGCCTGGTCGTGCCGCCGCATCGCGACGGCGGCCAGGCGCAATATGTCGAGAGCTCGGTTCCCGAGCCTCATGAACGCAGCCGGCTCGGACCGTTGATCGACAGGATGCGCGCGGATATTTCCGCCGACTATCCCATAGCCACCCTCGCCAATCTGGCCGGAATGAGCGAGCGGACATTCTTGCGCCGGTTCGCGGCCGCTACCGGTGTCACGCCGGCGCGCTGGCTGCTTTCGGAACGGCTATCGCGGGCGCGCACATTGCTGGAAGAAACCGCCATGCCGATCGAGCGGATTGCCGAGACCGCCGGATTTGGCGCGGCGGCGACGTTGCGGCATCATTTCCGCCAGCAATTCGCAACGACGCCCGCCACTTACCGGGCGCGGTTCGGAACCAGTGCCAACCCAGCCTGACGGCCTCACAGCTGTCCGGGCAGCAATCCCTCATAGCGGCCGCGCGGGCGGATGATGCTGCCGCTCACGATCTGTTCGACCATATGCGCGGCCCAGCCGACGCTGCGTCCGAGCGCGAACAGGTGGAACGGCGCATCGCGCGGCAAGCCCAGGCCGCGCGTCAGCACGGCGAGGGCAAAATCGATATTCGCCGGAGCGCCGGTGGCGGCAATGGCGGCGGCTTCCAGCGACCGCAATGTCTCGTCTGTGTTGCCGATGGCGGCCAGAAGCGCCGCGGCCCGGGGATCGCCTTCGGGGTAGAGCTGATGGCCGAAACCCGGCAATGGCCGGTCATGGCCGAGCCAGCGCCGGATCGTTGCATCGGCGCCGTGCCGTGCCGCATCTTCGGCGAGGTGCATCACCGCCTCGCCGGCGCCGCCGTGCCGCGGGCCCGACAGCGTCGTCAGTCCCGCCAGCAGGCAAGCGGCGGGTGAGGCTCCCGTGGAGGCGGCGACGCGAGCGGCGAAGGTCGATGCATTGAGTTCGTGATCGGCGAGCAGCACGAGGGCGCGCCGGATCGCTTCCGCCCCGTCTTTGCCGACCGACCAGCCCCGCGCCAGTCGCCGATGCACCGGCTCCGGCCCCGCCTCGGCCCCGAGGGCGCCGGCCAGCACGCCGATCGCGCGCGCCGCGTCGGCGCATAGCGAGGCGGCGCTGCGTCCAAGCGAAGGCCGCGCCTGGCCGGCAAGCAAGGCAAGTTGCGCGAAGGCCGGGCCTCGGCCGAACTGGCGCGGCGCATCTGGCGGCGGCGCCTCGAAGCGGACCGGTTCAGGCAGGGCCCAAAGCACAGCGGCGGTTTCTTCCAGCGTCGCATGGTCGGACAGCGCAACGGCGTCCCGGCCCCGATAGATGAGATGGCCGTGCCAGACGGTCGAGATCGCCGTTGCGATCGACGGCTCGCCCCAGGCGATGGCGCTTTCGGCGATGGCGGAGGGGCTGCGCCCGCGTGCCCTTCGCGTTGCCAGCGCGGCGATGTCGTCGGCGCGATATTCGCTGCGGCGTGGGTCAGCGCGGTCCGGGCGCATGCCAATGCGACCGCGGCTGACATAGGCGTAGAGCGTCTGCGGCCTCACCCGCAGCCTTTCCAGTGCCTCTTCCCGCGACAACCATTCGGACATGGCGAGCCCTGATATTGATTCTATTGATCAAGATTGATGACGATCTGGCCTACCCTTATCTCCCATGTGGAAAAGCTTCAAGGAGACAAGGCCATGGCGAATGGGCTCGATGATGTGGTGGCGGCCGAAACCGTGCTGTCCGATGTGGATGGGCTGGGTGGCCGGCTGACGATCCGTGGCTATTCGCTGCCGGAGCTGGCCGGACGATGGAGCTACCCGCAAGTGGTGCGCCTGCTGCTGGATGGTTTCTTCGACGATCTGCCTGGCGATGCCGAACTGATGGCGAGACTGGGCGAGGCCCGCGTCGAGGTGTTCGAGCAGCTCCTGCCCTCGCTGCCCTTGCTGGCGCCGCTCGAAATCTACAGCGCCATGCGCGCCGGCATGGCTCTGCTGCCGGATGGCGAGACGCTGGCGGACCCCTTGCGGCTGATCGCGGCGCCCGCCGTGCTGACGCCGGCCTTGTTGCGCCTGCAGCGCGGCGAGCAGCCGGTCGCCCCGGACGGCAAGGCCGATCATGCCGCCGACATGCTGAGGATGCTCAATGGCGTCGCGGCATCGCCGGCATTGGCAAAAGCGGTCGACACCTATCTGGTGACCGTCTGCGACCACGGCCTGAATGCCTCCACCTTCGCCACCCGTGTCGTCGCCTCGACACTGGCCGGCCTGACCTCGTCGGTGCTGGCCGGGCTCGGCGCGCTCAAGGGACCGCTGCATGGCGGCGCGCCCGGACCGGTGATCGAGATGCTGGATGCGATCGAGGCGCATGGCGACGCGGCCGGTTGGCTGCGCGACGAGATCGCGCATGGCAAGCGCATCATGGGTTTCGGCCACCGCATCTACCGCGTGCGCGATCCGCGTGCCGATGTGCTCAAGGCCGTGGTGCGGCAGCTTGGCGGCGAAGGCGAAACCGGCCGCCGGCTGGCTTTCGCCGAGACAGTCGAGCAGACCGCGCTCGAGGTGCTGCGGATCGCCAAACCGCAGCGCTCGCTGCAGACCAATGTCGAGTTCTATACAGCGCTGGTGCTGGAAGCGGCGGGTTTCCCGCCGCGGGCTTTCAGCAATGTCTTCGCCGCGGGCCGTGTTGCCGGCTGGATCGCGCATGCGCGCGAGCAGCAGACAACCGGGCGGCTGATCCGTCCGCAATCGCGCTATGTCGGCCCGGTGCCGGACCTCGTCGCATAGTCCATCAGAGGCACGGCCTCGCCGCGTCGAAGCGGAGGGGCTTTTGGCACAAGCGAAATTTCATGTGATCACGCGACCGTGTTCGTGTCTTGCCACGGTCCATCCTTATATGTTGCACTGCAACATAAAGCGATAGCGCTGCTCTTTCCATTGACGGTGGGGCAGGTTGACGCATCAGGATGACAGGAACGCCATGACGAAGAACGCCAAGGCGGAGGACAAGAAGAAGATCAATATAGCCCTTCAGGGAGGCGGCTCGCACGGCGCCTTTTCCTGGGGGGTGCTCGACCGCCTGCTGGAGGACGGCAGGCTGGAAATATCGGCCGTTTCCGGTACCAGCGCCGGCGCCATGAACGCGGTGGCGCTGGCCGACGGATATGTGCGCGGCGGGGTCGAGGGCGCGCGCAGGAAGCTCGATGATTTCTGGCACGCCGTCGCGGCGAAGGGCCGGTTCAGCCCGGTCCAGCGCATGCCGTGGGACGTCGCCTGGGGTAACTGGTCGATCGAGAACACGCCGGGCTATGTCTTCTTCGATACGATGTCGCGGGTGTTCTCGCCCTATCTCGCCAACCCGCTTGGCCTCAATCCGCTGCGCGACGTGGTCGCGCAGGAGATCGACTTCAAGAATGTCCGCGCCTGCAAGTCGATGGAACTGTTCATCTCCGCCACCAATGTCGAGACCGGGCAGTTGCGCGTCTTTTCGGATGGCGAGATCGACCTCGACACTGTGATGGCCTCGGCCTGCCTGCCGCAATTGTTCCGTGCGGTCGAGATCAAGGGCGTGCCTTATTGGGATGGCGGCTATGGCGGAAATCCGGCGCTCTATCCGTTTTTCAAGACAGCGGCGACCGAGGATGTGCTCCTGGTGCAGATCAACCCCGTGGTGCGCGAGGGAACACCGAGGAGTGCCAACGAGATCCAGAACCGCATCGACGAGATCACCTTCAACGCGGGGCTGTTGCGCGAATTCCGCTCGATCGCCTTCGTCAAGGAACTGATCGCCGCCGGCCGCCTGCCGCATGGCGAATACCGCGATATCCGCATGCACCGCATCGATGCCGACGAGGCGTTCAAGGACTTGTCGGCGTCATCGAAGGTCAATGCCGAATGGGCGTTCCTGACCTATCTGCGCGATCTCGGCCGCACCGCTGCCAGCGACTGGCTGGAGGAGAACTACGACGCCGTCGGCAGCCATGCCACACTCGACCTCTCGGGTGAACTCGACGACGGCTTCAAGCCGGTGCGCGGTCCAGCACCCGGCCGTCGGGTCAAGGAATTCCTCGCCGTGCGCAAGAACCCGGAAGCCGAGCGCCGCCGTGCTTGAACTCGCCGGGCCTGCGCCTGAGCGCCACTCCGATTTCCGGAGACCGCGCTGACGCCTTGGTCGCCCCGCGTCCTTTGCCCGGTCCGGCAAGGCGACAACCTTCGCGTGTGAGAGATGCTTCATCATGCTGACGCCTGTTGCCACCCACGTGCCGAGGGTGCAGCGCGGTGTCGCCGAACCCATGAGCCGAACGATGGGCGCCGCTCCGGCGAATGACAGGGAAGACAGTTCGGATTTCCCCGGTCGCGCCACGTCCGCTGTCCGGTCGCGAGCCGGTAGGTTCCGCCGATCCGGATGTTCCCGAACAGGGCACATCGAGGTTGCCGACGCCAGCTTCCGTGGCAACGAAACCGACCCCGGGCGATCCCGGCCTGATTGGGTTTCAGCCATTTCGCCAGCAGTTCCAATGCGTTGCACAAGCTCTCCGAGGCGGAGAGTGTCGTTCGCTAACTGAAAACGATCGGGCTTGTCGGTCTAAATTTCGCGTCCAGTTCCAGGAATCTGCGCGTGGCGGTCGCGTTATTGAGGGGACGTCGCGCTGCCTGTCGGCAATGGCAGACCGATCGTTCGGGTTTGGTCATGAGGGAGAGATCGTGAGCCGTCCGCAAGCCCGCTGAACTTGTATTTTAGCGGATCAACAACAGTTTCGCGGCGGCCACATCTTGTCCCGTCACGCAACGCTGCTGCAACTTTCGGACTATATTGCGGTGCAACTTTGATGTAGAAGCGCGCACGCCGATCACGGCAATTTGAACACGGTCAGGCGCGCACCCATATCGGCGACGCGCCCGCGTCATGGAGGCGCGGCGCTGGCCGAACCCGCAACGGAAAAAACGACGATGCCTAAAATCAGGTTTCACAAGCTTGCAGCCATTGTTGTGCTCATCGGTTTCGCGGCGTGGATGGCGACAGGCGAATTCTCGTCGGTCGGCAGCGTAGCGGCGAACAAGGCCAAGGCAGCCGAAGCCGAGCAGGGCAAGGCACCGGACGCGAGCAAGCCGAAGACTGCGGAAGCCGAACCGAAAGCGCCGTTGCGCACCGTCGCGGTGGTGACGCCGCCGCGCAAGACCTATGCGCGGGCCATCCGCATTTCAGGCCTGACCGAGGCCGACAAGCGCGCGGTGCTGGCAACCCGTGTCGGCGGCGTCATCGACAAGCTGCCGGTCAGCCAGGGCCAGCACGTCAAGACGGGTGATCTGGTGCTGATGCTCGCGGCGGAAGAGAAGATCTCCAATGTCGACAACGCCAAGCAGTTGCTGGCGCAGCGCAAGGCCGAGCTCGATGCCGCGGAGCGGCTCGCCAAGACCGGCAATTTGCCCAAGCTGCAGCTCGACACCGCCCGCTCCAACCTGACCCAGGCGCAGTCCCTGTTGGACACCGCGCAGGCTGAACTTGACCGCAACGAAGTCAAGGCGCCGTTCGACGGCGTTATCGACCGGGTGCCGGTGGAACTCGGCAGCTCCGTCATGCAGGGCGCCGAGGTTGCGACCATCCTCAAGCTCGATCCGGTGATCGCGCGCGGCGAGATCAGCGAGCGCGACCTCGGCTATCTCAAGATCGGCGACAAGGCCAAAGTGCGGCTGGTCAGCGGCCAGACCGTCGAAGGCACCGTGCGCTACATCAGCCGCGACGCCTCGTCGGCGACCCGCACCTTCCGTGTCGAGATCGCCATCCCCAATGCCGACGGCTCCGTGCCGGCCGGCATGACGGCGGAAATCCAGCTCAGCGCGTTGCCCACAGACGCGGTTCTGCTGCCGCGCTCGGTAGTGACGCTGGGCGACAAGGGCGATCTGGGCATCCGCGCCGTCGGCAAGGACAACAAGGTGGCGTTCTTCCCGATCGACCTGGTCGACGACACGCCGACCGGTCTGGTGCTTGGCGGAATCCCGGCCGACGCGCGCATCATCGTTGCCGGCCAGGAACTGGTGAAGGAAGCCGATGAGGTCAATCCGGTCGAGGCCGACCAGGCGACCATCAACAAGCTGATCGGCGAGGCCACCGCCGGCACGCAGTAGCGAAGCGGCGACGCCGCCGGACCTTCCGGCGACAGACGTCCGTTGGCCACTTCCGAAAGCAACCGCAGGCACAAGTCATGGATATCGTCAGACTCGCAATCAACAATGCCCGCCTGACCATCTCGGTCCTGGTCTTCCTGCTGATCGCGGGCTGGGTCGCCTATCAGTCGACGCCGAAGGAAGCGGAACCGGATGTTCCGATTCCGATGATGTATGTCAGCCTGATCTATCAAGGTATTTCGCCGGAGGATTCCGAGCGCCTCCTGTTGCGGCCGATGGAAAGCAAGCTGAAAAGCCTGAAGGGCCTCAAGGAAATGCGCTCGGCCGCCTTCCAGGGCGGCGGCTATGTGCTGGTCGAGTTCCAGCCGCAGACCAATTTGGCGACGGCGCTGCAGGACACACGCTCCAAGGTGCAGGACGGCAAGGCCGACCTGCCGCAGGCGGCCGAGGAGCCTGTCGTCACCGAAGTCAACATTTCCGAATTTCCGGTGCTCGTCGTCACGCTGTCGGGCGAATTGCCCGAACGTGTGCTGGCCGCCGCCGCACGCGAGTTGCGCGACCGCATCGAAGAGGTGCCCGGCGTTCTGGAAGGCTCGCTGCAGGGCTCACGCGACGATCTCGTCGAAGTCGTCATCGATCCGATGAAGCTGTCGTCCTACGGCTTGCAACTCGAGCAACTGATCGGGGCTGTGGGCGCCTCCAACAGCCTGGTCGCCGCCGGCAACATCGAAGGGTCGCAGGGCAAATACGCCGTCAAGGTGCCCTCGCTGATCGAGACGCCCGAGGATGTGGCGGCGCTGCCGGTGGTCGCCGGTCCCAATGCGGTGGTGCAGGCCAAGGATATCGCGACGATCCGTTCGACCTTCGCCGATGCCGACACGATCACGCGGCTCAACGGCAAGCCCGCGATCGCCATCGAGGTGAAGAAGCGCATCGGCGCCAATCTGATCGACACGCTCACCAAGGTGAGGGCGGTGTCCGACGCCTTCGTCAAGACGATGCCCGAGGGGATGCACGTCACCTACACGCAGGACAAGTCGGTCTTCGTCAATCAGCTGCTGGGAGACCTGCAGAACCACGTGATGATCGCCGTCATCCTGGTGTTCATCGTCATCCTCTACGCGCTGTCCGGCCGTGCCTCGCTGCTCATTGGCCTCGCCATCCCGTCGTCCTTCCTGATCGGCATCCTGCTGCTCGCGATGATGGGCTACACGATCAACATGATCGTGCTGTTCAGCCTCATCCTGGCCGTCGGCATGCTGGTCGACGATGCCATTATCGTCACGGAATTCGCCGAACGGCGGATGAGCGAAGGCATGCCGAAGCAGGAAGCCTTCGCGCTGGCCGCCAAGCGCATGGCCGGTCCGGTCATCGCGGCGACGATGACGCGCATCGCCGCCTTCTCGCCGTTGCTGTTCTGGCCGGGCATCATCGGCGATTTCATGAAGTACATGCCGATCACGCTGATCGTCACGCTGTCGGCGTCGATGCTCTACGCGCTGGTCTTCGCTCCGACGCTGGGAGCGATCTTTGCCAAGGCGCCGGACCATCACGCGGATGACAATCGCGATGGCTGGTACATGGCTGTCGTGAAGCAAGCGGTGCGCTTTCCCATCACCGTGATGGTGCTCACCGTCGTCCTGCTGGCCGGCATCTTCGTCGGGTATTCGAAGTATGGCGCCGGCGTCGAGTTCTTCCCGAGTGTCGAACCGGATTACGGCCTGCTCTACGTGCATGCCCGCGGCAATCTTTCGCTGGCCGAAATGGATACGGCGACCAAGATCGCCGAAAACAGGCTGGTTGGCTGGCCCGGCATCAAATCGGTCTACACCCGCGTCGGCAAGACGCAGGGCGGCGGCCAGGACGTCCCGGAAGATGTGGTCGGCGTCATCCAGTACGAATTCATCGACTGGCGCGAACGCAAATCGGCGAACCAGATCCTGAACGATCTGCGCGGCGTGATGGCCGGCATTCCCGGTGTCGACGTCGAGGTCCGCGTGCCGGAAGCCGGCCCGCCGACCGGCAAGCCAATCCAGATCAGGCTTTCGGCCATCGACCCGGCCGGCCTTGACGACAAGGCGCGTGCGGTGGCGGCGCGGATCGCCAAGGTGCCCGGCGTCATCGACATCTCCGATGGCCTGCCACCTCCCGGCGTCGACTGGGCTCTCGAGGTCGACCGTGCCAAGGCTGCCCAATACGGCATCAGTCCGACCTCGGTTGGAACGGTGGTGCAGCTCGTCACCAACGGCTTGAAGTTGTCGGAATACCGGCCTGCCGGCGCCGACAAGGCGGTCGACATCCGGCTGCGCTTGCCGGAGGACCGGCGCACGCTGTCGACGCTCGACGAGCTCAGGGTGCAGACCGCGCAAGGTTCGGTGCCGATCTCGAACTTCGTCGTCCGCAAGGCAAAGCCCAGCGTCGGTATCCTCAACCGCATCGACGGCGCCCGCACCGTGGTGGTGCAGGCCAACGTCGCCGCCGGCGCCCAGGTCGCCGCCGTGCAGCAGGAGGTAACCCAGGCCGTCACCGACATGAACCTCGGCAGCGGCATCCGCTGGAAGCTGGCCGGCTCGAACGAGGACAGCGCGGAAGCCAGCGCCTTCCTCAGCAAGGCCTTCGGTGCCGCGATCTTCCTGATCTTCCTGGTGCTGCTGGCGCAGTTCAACAAGTTCACCAGCGTCTGGCTGGTGTTGTCCTGCGTGGTCATGGCGACGATCGGCGTATTCCTCGGGCTGCTGATAACAGGCGAGACGTTCGGTATCGTCATGTCGGGCATCGGCGTCATCGCGCTCGCCGGCGTGGTGGTGAACAACAACATCGTGCTGATCGACACCTATGACCGGCTGCGTGAAGAAGGCTGGGACAAGATGGACGCCGTGCTGCAGACCTGCCGCGAGCGCGCGCGACCGGTGGTGCTTACGGCGGTGTCGGCCATCCTCGGCGTGCTGCCGATCGCCTTCGGCCTTGGCCTGGAAATCTTCCATCACGAGACGACGATCAACGCGCCGTCGACGCAATGGTGGATTTCGCTGTCGTCGGCGATTGTCTTCGGCCTGTCCTTCGCCAC is part of the Mesorhizobium loti genome and encodes:
- a CDS encoding efflux RND transporter permease subunit, whose amino-acid sequence is MDIVRLAINNARLTISVLVFLLIAGWVAYQSTPKEAEPDVPIPMMYVSLIYQGISPEDSERLLLRPMESKLKSLKGLKEMRSAAFQGGGYVLVEFQPQTNLATALQDTRSKVQDGKADLPQAAEEPVVTEVNISEFPVLVVTLSGELPERVLAAAARELRDRIEEVPGVLEGSLQGSRDDLVEVVIDPMKLSSYGLQLEQLIGAVGASNSLVAAGNIEGSQGKYAVKVPSLIETPEDVAALPVVAGPNAVVQAKDIATIRSTFADADTITRLNGKPAIAIEVKKRIGANLIDTLTKVRAVSDAFVKTMPEGMHVTYTQDKSVFVNQLLGDLQNHVMIAVILVFIVILYALSGRASLLIGLAIPSSFLIGILLLAMMGYTINMIVLFSLILAVGMLVDDAIIVTEFAERRMSEGMPKQEAFALAAKRMAGPVIAATMTRIAAFSPLLFWPGIIGDFMKYMPITLIVTLSASMLYALVFAPTLGAIFAKAPDHHADDNRDGWYMAVVKQAVRFPITVMVLTVVLLAGIFVGYSKYGAGVEFFPSVEPDYGLLYVHARGNLSLAEMDTATKIAENRLVGWPGIKSVYTRVGKTQGGGQDVPEDVVGVIQYEFIDWRERKSANQILNDLRGVMAGIPGVDVEVRVPEAGPPTGKPIQIRLSAIDPAGLDDKARAVAARIAKVPGVIDISDGLPPPGVDWALEVDRAKAAQYGISPTSVGTVVQLVTNGLKLSEYRPAGADKAVDIRLRLPEDRRTLSTLDELRVQTAQGSVPISNFVVRKAKPSVGILNRIDGARTVVVQANVAAGAQVAAVQQEVTQAVTDMNLGSGIRWKLAGSNEDSAEASAFLSKAFGAAIFLIFLVLLAQFNKFTSVWLVLSCVVMATIGVFLGLLITGETFGIVMSGIGVIALAGVVVNNNIVLIDTYDRLREEGWDKMDAVLQTCRERARPVVLTAVSAILGVLPIAFGLGLEIFHHETTINAPSTQWWISLSSAIVFGLSFATVLTLVVTPSMLMVFTRAKVKPGARRGLISRLFRRGKGEISSDAPTADAGAEPAIAFPKAAE
- the ftrA gene encoding transcriptional regulator FtrA, yielding MPNPPLANPLVVAVAYDGLCTFEFGVAAEMFALPRPEMGADWYRFAVAGIDAGEMRAMGGVRVVADGGPDLIGEAGTVIVPGWRGVECPVPPSLVEALRAANERGARILSICSGVFVLAAAGLLSGKKATTHWRYSEKLREMYPDITVVPDVLYIDEGNVLTSAGSAAGIDLCLHLVRRDFGTKAANMVARRLVVPPHRDGGQAQYVESSVPEPHERSRLGPLIDRMRADISADYPIATLANLAGMSERTFLRRFAAATGVTPARWLLSERLSRARTLLEETAMPIERIAETAGFGAAATLRHHFRQQFATTPATYRARFGTSANPA
- a CDS encoding rhodanese-like domain-containing protein → MSYVTDIPAASPEIARDHFLRRLSVETDCSDVAATLRAGEPDFVLLHVVGSPQAYERRHVPGALHLPHREISADRMAKWPAGTLFVVYCAGPHCNGADRAAFKLASLGLPVKVMIGGMTGWQDEELPFASGKAPGTPRA
- a CDS encoding citrate synthase, translating into MSEWLSREEALERLRVRPQTLYAYVSRGRIGMRPDRADPRRSEYRADDIAALATRRARGRSPSAIAESAIAWGEPSIATAISTVWHGHLIYRGRDAVALSDHATLEETAAVLWALPEPVRFEAPPPDAPRQFGRGPAFAQLALLAGQARPSLGRSAASLCADAARAIGVLAGALGAEAGPEPVHRRLARGWSVGKDGAEAIRRALVLLADHELNASTFAARVAASTGASPAACLLAGLTTLSGPRHGGAGEAVMHLAEDAARHGADATIRRWLGHDRPLPGFGHQLYPEGDPRAAALLAAIGNTDETLRSLEAAAIAATGAPANIDFALAVLTRGLGLPRDAPFHLFALGRSVGWAAHMVEQIVSGSIIRPRGRYEGLLPGQL
- a CDS encoding patatin-like phospholipase family protein gives rise to the protein MTKNAKAEDKKKINIALQGGGSHGAFSWGVLDRLLEDGRLEISAVSGTSAGAMNAVALADGYVRGGVEGARRKLDDFWHAVAAKGRFSPVQRMPWDVAWGNWSIENTPGYVFFDTMSRVFSPYLANPLGLNPLRDVVAQEIDFKNVRACKSMELFISATNVETGQLRVFSDGEIDLDTVMASACLPQLFRAVEIKGVPYWDGGYGGNPALYPFFKTAATEDVLLVQINPVVREGTPRSANEIQNRIDEITFNAGLLREFRSIAFVKELIAAGRLPHGEYRDIRMHRIDADEAFKDLSASSKVNAEWAFLTYLRDLGRTAASDWLEENYDAVGSHATLDLSGELDDGFKPVRGPAPGRRVKEFLAVRKNPEAERRRA
- a CDS encoding GNAT family N-acetyltransferase, translated to MTATPSPARKAVVRPFERRDVGAVLALMRALAVFEGYDDEFRVTEADIVDHGLGPSPRFGVFVAEVDGVIVGIAVHYLIPWTYDLKPVVVLKELYVAEAARGKSVGRALVERLRDHATSIGASAIKWTVLHSNMPAKAFYRSLDGRADDTWELWKLTIDG
- a CDS encoding efflux RND transporter periplasmic adaptor subunit — protein: MPKIRFHKLAAIVVLIGFAAWMATGEFSSVGSVAANKAKAAEAEQGKAPDASKPKTAEAEPKAPLRTVAVVTPPRKTYARAIRISGLTEADKRAVLATRVGGVIDKLPVSQGQHVKTGDLVLMLAAEEKISNVDNAKQLLAQRKAELDAAERLAKTGNLPKLQLDTARSNLTQAQSLLDTAQAELDRNEVKAPFDGVIDRVPVELGSSVMQGAEVATILKLDPVIARGEISERDLGYLKIGDKAKVRLVSGQTVEGTVRYISRDASSATRTFRVEIAIPNADGSVPAGMTAEIQLSALPTDAVLLPRSVVTLGDKGDLGIRAVGKDNKVAFFPIDLVDDTPTGLVLGGIPADARIIVAGQELVKEADEVNPVEADQATINKLIGEATAGTQ
- a CDS encoding citrate synthase/methylcitrate synthase is translated as MANGLDDVVAAETVLSDVDGLGGRLTIRGYSLPELAGRWSYPQVVRLLLDGFFDDLPGDAELMARLGEARVEVFEQLLPSLPLLAPLEIYSAMRAGMALLPDGETLADPLRLIAAPAVLTPALLRLQRGEQPVAPDGKADHAADMLRMLNGVAASPALAKAVDTYLVTVCDHGLNASTFATRVVASTLAGLTSSVLAGLGALKGPLHGGAPGPVIEMLDAIEAHGDAAGWLRDEIAHGKRIMGFGHRIYRVRDPRADVLKAVVRQLGGEGETGRRLAFAETVEQTALEVLRIAKPQRSLQTNVEFYTALVLEAAGFPPRAFSNVFAAGRVAGWIAHAREQQTTGRLIRPQSRYVGPVPDLVA